A section of the Castanea sativa cultivar Marrone di Chiusa Pesio chromosome 12, ASM4071231v1 genome encodes:
- the LOC142620732 gene encoding uncharacterized protein LOC142620732, with translation MVMLCLIPLERVILISHSVSLVLTLRGGDKRLYFFDLTLLNVAYVLTEKKPKKKKSEQLTEEELSQHEKDVKKWDKDHLYCRNYLLNCLSDDLYDYYDQAYKSAKKMVEGKSVVEQSYELQMIAQDVRSDGIRVDEQMQVSAIIDKLPESWKEFAKVLRHKQKELSFESLITRLRVEEEARNQDKTVELHGANGP, from the exons ATGGTAATGCTATGTCTAATTCCTCTGGAGCGGGTGATCTTAATAAGCCATTCCGTTTCCTTGGTGTTAACTTTAAGAGGTGGAGACAAaagactttatttttttgatcttACTCTCTTGAATGTGGCTTATGTATTAACTgagaaaaaaccaaagaaaaagaaatctgaACAATTAACTGAAGAAGAACTTTCTCAACATGAAAAAGATGTTAAGAAATGGGATAAGGATCATCTTTATTGTAgaaattatttacttaattgTCTTTCTGATGATTTGTATGATTATTATGATCAAGCTTACAAATCAGCCAAAAAG ATGGTTGAAGGCAAGTCCGTGGTAGAACAATCCTATGAACTCCAAATGATTGCACAAGATGTTCGATCTGACGGCATTCGTGTAGATGAACAAATGCAAGTTTCAGCCATCATTGACAAGCTGCCTGAATCTTGGAAGGAGTTTGCCAAAGTTCTGAGACACAAGCAAAAGGAACTCTCCTTTGAATCCCTTATCACCCGTTTGAGAGTGGAGGAAGAGGCAAGGAACCAAGACAAAACTGTTGAACTCCATGGAGCAAATGGTCCTTAG